The following DNA comes from Novosphingobium sp. PP1Y.
CCTGATCCGGGACATCGAGACCGGGCGCCTGACTTCCGGCACGTTCCTGCCCAGCAGCCGCGAACTGGCCGGCGCGCTCGGCGTCAATCGCAAGACCGTGGTCCTCGCCTACGAGGATCTCATCGCGCAGGGCTGGCTATCGACCGAGGGCACGCGCGGAACCATGGTCTCGCGCTCGCTGCCCAGCAGCCCATCGGGAGAACCTTCGGTCGAAGCCGGAGCCAGGTTCGATCAGGCCCTTTACCGCTTTGCCGAGGCGCCGGACCGGCCTCTTGCCCTGCCCGGCGGCAAGGGCATCAAGCTCGACGAAGGTGCACCCGACGGGCGGCTGTTTCCCGCCGACCAGCTTGCCCGCGCCTATCGCTCGGCGATCAGCCGGGCTTCACGCTCGAACCGTCTGCAGTACCGCGACCCGCGTGGATCGGAAGGCCTGCGCGAACAAGTGGCCGAAATGCTGCGCACCCAGCGCGGTCTGCCAGTCTCGATGGAGAACATCTGCATCACCCGCGGCAGCCAGAACGGCCTGTTCCTGGCGCTGCAGGTGCTGATCGAGCCGGGCGATACGGTGATCGTCGAGGAACTGACTTACGAGCCCGCCGTCGCCGCGATCCGGGCGCTGGGCGGCAAGGTCATCCCGGTCGGTCTCGACGAGGAGGGCATCAATGTGGCGGAAGTGGAGGAATGCTGCCGCCGCCATGCGGTGCGCGCGATCTTCCTGACGCCGCACCACCAGTTCCCGACGACGGTCGCGCTGCGGCCCGAGCGGCGTCTGCAGCTCCTCGATCTCGCCCGCCAGTTCGGGGTGGCGATCATCGAGGACGATTACGACCACGAATTCCATTTCCAGTCGCAGCCGCTGCTGCCGATGGCGGGATATGCCCCGGCCCAGGTGATCTACCTGGGATCGATGTCCAAGCTGCTCCTGCCTGCCTTGCGCATCGGCTACATGGCCGCGCCGGAAAAGGTCATCGACGCCATCGCCCACCGTGTTTCGCTGACCGACGGCATGGGCAATACGGTGACCGAGGATGCCGCCGCCGAACTGATCCGAAGCGGTGAGGTGCGTCGCCACGCGCGCAAGGCCTGGAGGGTCTATTCCGAGCGGCGCGAGTCCTTTGCCAGGCTGCTGCACGAGCATCTTGGCGAGCATTGCAGTTTCGCGGTCCCGGATGGCGGGCTGGCCTTCTGGCTGCGCTTTTCCGGCGACCTCGACCTGATCGAGGCGCGGGCGCGGGAGCAGGGCCTGCGCTTTGCCAGCCATCGCTCGTTCATGGCCCGCGATACGGCGGCAAAGGGCATGCGGCTGGGGTTTGCGAGCCTCAACGAAGCGGAAGCCGAACGCGCCATCGCCGCCCTCGCGGCGGCCACCAGGGCGGACTGAGCCGCGAGAATGATCTGGCCCCATCGATTTCTTCGAATTGGGCGTTCTGGCCGACAAATAGGGCGCTAGTCGCGATCCATTAGAAACGAGCCTGACGGGTACGCATCGATCAGGAGTCTCGGCCGCCGTACCTTCCTCTCCCGCGCGGGATTTGCGGCGACCGAGCAGTGTGCTTTCGGCCTGTGCCGATCCGCTTCTCGCTGCCGCGGCCATACCCGCTTGACGCTGACGGGTGCGGCCAGGCGTGTGATGCTGGCGGGGCCAATGCACGGTCCTGCCCGCCCGATCGGCATGTCGCATTTCACGATGCCATGCAATCTTGCGCGTGCGGCTCGGCCCGGCATCGGCGGCAGGAAACCTGCACAATAATCCATGTCTCAGCCCGGTGCGCCGATTTTGCCGTTTTCGATCCGTGGCTTGCACGGATCGATCGGGACGCGGCGGGCAATGTGCGGGTCGGAGAGGCCCGGTCAGGAGGGAAGAAAGTCCACGGCTGATCCTTTGGTCCCCTGAACTCGCAAAACTTGGATGTTTTGCTGGACTATGGGCCGGGGGATTGTGGCGAAGTGGCGGCCCGCAGGGAGGACCGCCCGATACGAGCAGATCGCAAGAGCGAAGATCGTTTGCCAGTGGGGGTTAACATGAAGAATGATTTTGAGGTCACTCGCACCAGTGTTTCCGCGGCGCTCCGGCAGCGCGGCAGCCTGACCGTCCTCGCCGCCGCGCTTTGCGCCA
Coding sequences within:
- a CDS encoding PLP-dependent aminotransferase family protein, which produces MLRPWQVTLSERIDPERGTPIYMQIIHALIRDIETGRLTSGTFLPSSRELAGALGVNRKTVVLAYEDLIAQGWLSTEGTRGTMVSRSLPSSPSGEPSVEAGARFDQALYRFAEAPDRPLALPGGKGIKLDEGAPDGRLFPADQLARAYRSAISRASRSNRLQYRDPRGSEGLREQVAEMLRTQRGLPVSMENICITRGSQNGLFLALQVLIEPGDTVIVEELTYEPAVAAIRALGGKVIPVGLDEEGINVAEVEECCRRHAVRAIFLTPHHQFPTTVALRPERRLQLLDLARQFGVAIIEDDYDHEFHFQSQPLLPMAGYAPAQVIYLGSMSKLLLPALRIGYMAAPEKVIDAIAHRVSLTDGMGNTVTEDAAAELIRSGEVRRHARKAWRVYSERRESFARLLHEHLGEHCSFAVPDGGLAFWLRFSGDLDLIEARAREQGLRFASHRSFMARDTAAKGMRLGFASLNEAEAERAIAALAAATRAD